DNA from Bacteroides zoogleoformans:
ACAACTTCCAACGCCATCCGTACCTTATCACAATTTGCTACCGAACGATTGATCACCATCGACGGGCGCAAGATTAAAATCATTGACGAAGAGCGACTTAAGAGAATAAGTAAGATAGGATAGAGAAAGAGCGGTTGTCTTGAAGAAGAGAGTGGTGCAGTGAATCTGATTATCGACATAGGAAATACGGTGGCCAAAATGGCGGCTTTCGACGGCAGAGCGCTCGTGGAAGTGCTGTATGACTCTAATCGTACATTGGAACATCTGCCCGGCTTTTGCGAGAAATATCCGTTTGAAAAGGCCATCGTGGCTACTGTCATCGATGTGGATAGGCAAGTGCGGAACCGCTTGGACGAACTGCCCTGCCCGGTGCTGTGGCTTGATGAAAAAACCTTACTTCCGGTAGAGAACCTCTACGATACGCCCCACACCTTGGGCTACGACCGCATAGCCTCTGTGGCGGGTGCCAATGAGCAATATCCCGGCCGTGACATATTGGTGGTGGATGCCGGTACCTGCATCACCTACGAGT
Protein-coding regions in this window:
- a CDS encoding type III pantothenate kinase; its protein translation is MNLIIDIGNTVAKMAAFDGRALVEVLYDSNRTLEHLPGFCEKYPFEKAIVATVIDVDRQVRNRLDELPCPVLWLDEKTLLPVENLYDTPHTLGYDRIASVAGANEQYPGRDILVVDAGTCITYEFIDAAARYHGGNISPGMQMRFKALHRFTARLPLVSAEGPLPSMGKDTDTAIRAGVLKGIEYEIVGYIRAMKHKYPELLVFLTGGDDFSFDTNLKNIIFADRFLVLKGLNRILNYNNGRL